Proteins from a genomic interval of Bradyrhizobium sp. CCBAU 53340:
- a CDS encoding ABC transporter permease, which translates to MKEGRPRSFYVLAIFFAAYVLFLYGPMIAIYVLSFQGPQGGLTFPMNGVSTYWLTKLFQGTGIIDLGASFRRSLLLGVIVMAVTVVLSVAAGMAFRRKFKAQSILFYSAIASLIVPSIITSLGISLEFRIIDDLIKAHWNENFETSMGLLTSGLGAHLTWTLPFGLLIMFAIFNRFDPRLEEAARDLGATPWQAFRHVVLPIILPSVIGIGLFGFTLSWDELARSSQAIGAVNTLPLDLQGLTTTVTNPDIYALGTIISAVSFAVITLALGTIHLLNKRQAAKGSDAGKGLV; encoded by the coding sequence ATGAAGGAAGGACGCCCGCGCAGCTTCTACGTTCTCGCGATCTTCTTTGCGGCCTATGTGCTGTTTCTCTACGGCCCGATGATCGCGATCTACGTGCTGTCGTTCCAGGGGCCGCAAGGCGGCCTCACCTTCCCGATGAACGGCGTGTCGACCTACTGGCTGACAAAGCTGTTCCAGGGCACCGGCATCATCGATCTCGGCGCCTCCTTCCGCCGCTCGCTGCTGCTCGGCGTGATCGTGATGGCCGTCACCGTCGTGCTGTCGGTTGCCGCCGGCATGGCGTTCCGCAGGAAGTTCAAGGCGCAGAGCATCCTGTTCTACTCGGCGATTGCGAGCCTGATCGTGCCCTCGATCATCACCTCGCTTGGCATCTCCCTTGAATTCCGCATCATCGACGATCTGATCAAGGCGCATTGGAACGAGAACTTCGAGACGTCGATGGGCCTGCTCACTTCCGGGCTCGGCGCGCATCTGACCTGGACGCTGCCGTTCGGTCTCCTGATCATGTTTGCGATCTTCAACCGCTTCGATCCCCGGCTCGAGGAAGCCGCGCGCGATCTCGGTGCGACGCCGTGGCAGGCCTTCCGTCATGTCGTGCTGCCGATCATCCTGCCCTCGGTGATCGGGATCGGCCTGTTCGGCTTCACGCTGTCATGGGATGAACTGGCGCGCTCCAGCCAGGCGATCGGCGCGGTGAATACATTGCCGCTCGATCTCCAGGGCCTCACCACGACGGTGACCAATCCGGACATCTATGCGCTCGGCACCATCATCTCCGCGGTCTCTTTCGCAGTGATCACGCTTGCGCTCGGCACCATCCACCTGCTCAACAAGCGGCAGGCGGCCAAGGGTTCGGACGCTGGCAAAGGGCTGGTCTGA
- a CDS encoding ABC transporter ATP-binding protein: MATPAALELVAVTKRYDTTLAVDTVNLKIPAGTYCCLLGPSGCGKTSTLRMIAGHEAVSAGDIILGAQNVTDLEPAKRGTAMMFQSYALFPHLSVLDNVAFALKMRGIDKPTRHKRAGELLELVAMSPYAGRLPAQLSGGQQQRVALARALITEPQILLLDEPLSALDPFLRVKMRGELKRLQRELGISFIQVTHGQEEAMALADHIVVMNHGRIEQQGTARDIFHHPRTEFVARFIGGHNVLSDAGNLIAVRADQLGIVPFTDGAFGAPALLTQTEYQGSYIAVSLTLDDGTALFSHVPETTFDVHPFRPGDRVLATWDPTKAQRLQ, from the coding sequence ATGGCCACTCCCGCCGCTCTCGAACTGGTCGCCGTCACCAAGCGCTATGACACGACGCTGGCGGTCGACACCGTCAACCTGAAGATCCCCGCTGGCACTTATTGCTGCCTGCTCGGTCCGTCCGGCTGCGGCAAGACCTCGACGTTGCGCATGATCGCCGGCCATGAGGCGGTCAGCGCGGGCGACATCATCCTCGGCGCGCAGAACGTCACTGACCTCGAGCCCGCCAAGCGCGGCACGGCGATGATGTTTCAGTCCTATGCGTTGTTTCCGCACCTCTCTGTGCTCGACAACGTGGCGTTTGCCTTGAAAATGCGCGGCATCGACAAGCCGACGCGCCACAAGCGTGCCGGCGAGCTGCTCGAGCTCGTCGCGATGAGCCCCTATGCCGGCCGCCTGCCGGCCCAGCTCTCCGGTGGCCAGCAGCAGCGCGTCGCGCTCGCCCGCGCATTGATCACCGAGCCGCAGATCCTCTTGCTCGACGAGCCGCTCTCCGCGCTCGATCCGTTCCTGCGGGTGAAGATGCGCGGCGAGCTGAAACGGCTGCAGCGCGAGCTCGGCATCAGCTTCATCCAGGTCACCCACGGCCAGGAAGAGGCGATGGCGCTCGCCGACCACATCGTGGTGATGAACCACGGCAGGATCGAGCAGCAGGGCACGGCCCGCGACATCTTCCACCATCCCCGCACCGAATTCGTGGCGCGCTTCATCGGCGGCCACAACGTGCTCAGCGACGCCGGCAACCTCATCGCCGTGCGCGCCGATCAGCTCGGCATCGTGCCGTTCACTGACGGCGCGTTCGGCGCGCCGGCGCTGCTGACCCAGACCGAGTACCAGGGCTCCTACATCGCCGTCTCGCTCACGCTCGACGACGGCACCGCCCTGTTCTCCCACGTTCCCGAAACCACCTTCGACGTCCATCCGTTCCGGCCGGGCGACCGCGTGCTGGCCACCTGGGATCCCACCAAGGCGCAACGTCTGCAATAG
- a CDS encoding ABC transporter permease, translated as MDTSEDILQQVSPDLVRGSDTARPAKAARLSPSFVSWLQAGPMMLVFLAFFLIPLVFVVIVSFWDYNEYQLLPAFSGRGYTDTFEGCIAQFPDLCTIAKTYLKTLKLCFLVWAITLFIGFWVAYFLAFHVKSKTWQMGLSLLCTIPFWTSNVIRMIAWIPLLGRNGLVNSGLIKTGLINQPVEWLLFSEFSVVLALVHLFTFFMVVPIFNSMIRIDKSLIEAAYDAGATGLQTLINVIIPLAKPGIVIGSIFVITIVMGDFITIGVMGGQQIAAAGKIIETRVNALQFPAAAANAVILLVITFLIITMMSRIVDIKKEL; from the coding sequence ATGGATACGTCGGAAGACATCCTGCAGCAGGTATCCCCGGATCTCGTCCGGGGATCGGACACGGCGCGCCCTGCGAAAGCGGCGCGCCTGTCGCCCTCCTTCGTCTCCTGGCTCCAGGCCGGGCCGATGATGCTGGTGTTTCTCGCCTTCTTTCTCATTCCGCTCGTCTTCGTCGTCATCGTCTCGTTCTGGGACTACAATGAATATCAATTGCTGCCGGCCTTCTCGGGTCGCGGCTACACCGACACGTTCGAGGGCTGCATCGCGCAGTTCCCCGATCTCTGCACCATCGCCAAGACCTATCTGAAGACGCTCAAGCTGTGCTTCCTGGTCTGGGCCATCACGCTCTTCATCGGCTTCTGGGTCGCCTATTTCCTCGCCTTCCACGTCAAGTCGAAGACCTGGCAGATGGGACTATCGCTGCTCTGCACGATCCCGTTCTGGACCTCCAACGTCATTCGCATGATCGCCTGGATCCCGCTGCTCGGCCGCAACGGCCTCGTCAACTCCGGCCTGATCAAGACGGGACTGATCAACCAGCCGGTGGAATGGCTGCTGTTCTCCGAATTCTCCGTGGTGCTGGCGCTGGTGCACCTCTTCACCTTCTTCATGGTGGTGCCGATATTCAATTCGATGATCCGCATCGACAAATCGCTGATCGAGGCGGCCTATGACGCCGGCGCCACCGGTCTTCAGACACTGATCAACGTCATTATTCCCCTCGCCAAGCCGGGCATCGTGATCGGCTCGATCTTCGTCATCACCATCGTGATGGGCGATTTCATCACCATCGGCGTGATGGGCGGCCAGCAGATCGCCGCCGCCGGCAAGATCATCGAGACGCGGGTGAACGCGCTGCAATTCCCGGCCGCGGCCGCCAATGCCGTGATCCTGCTGGTCATCACCTTCCTGATCATCACCATGATGTCGCGCATCGTCGACATCAAGAAGGAGCTGTAG
- a CDS encoding PotD/PotF family extracellular solute-binding protein → MTETTKKTGVSRRTLLKGTAGLAGLAAGSGAITGFPYVMSAEPKVLRYLGTAVNEGDDISKQCLKDTGIKIEYITATTDDVTKRVMTQPNSFDVLDTEYFSLKKLVPSGNILALDAKKIKEFDNITPVFTKGETPGGKKIGGQGTAPWKVLYLEGKDSKTFSKTATEFVTLIPTVYNADTLGIRPDLIKRPINSWSELLNPEFKGKASILNIPSIGIMDAAMVVEATGKHKYADKGNMTKEEIDLTMKVMTEAKKAGQFRAFWKDFNESVNLMASGETVIQSMWSPAVTKVRSMGIACTFQPLKEGYRSWASGFCVSKGVSGPKLDWAYEFVNWFLSGYAGAYLNRQGYYSAVLSTAKANMEPYEWAYWMEGKPAEKDIKAPDGSLLEKAGAVRDGGSYEDRMGAVACWNAVMDENDYMVRKWNEFIAA, encoded by the coding sequence ATGACCGAGACCACCAAGAAGACCGGCGTCAGCCGCCGTACGCTACTCAAGGGCACCGCGGGTCTCGCCGGCCTTGCCGCCGGCTCCGGCGCCATCACCGGCTTCCCCTATGTGATGTCGGCCGAGCCGAAGGTGCTGCGCTATCTCGGCACGGCCGTGAACGAAGGCGACGACATCTCGAAGCAGTGCCTGAAGGACACCGGCATCAAGATCGAATACATCACCGCGACCACCGACGACGTCACCAAGCGCGTGATGACGCAGCCGAACTCCTTCGACGTGCTGGACACCGAATATTTCTCGCTGAAGAAGCTGGTGCCGTCGGGCAACATCCTTGCCCTCGACGCCAAGAAGATCAAGGAATTCGACAACATCACCCCCGTCTTCACCAAGGGCGAGACGCCCGGCGGCAAGAAGATCGGCGGCCAGGGCACCGCGCCCTGGAAGGTGCTCTATCTCGAAGGCAAGGACTCCAAGACCTTCTCCAAGACGGCGACCGAGTTCGTTACGCTGATCCCGACCGTCTACAATGCCGACACGCTCGGCATCCGTCCTGATCTTATCAAGCGCCCGATCAACTCGTGGTCCGAGCTGCTCAATCCCGAGTTCAAGGGCAAGGCCTCGATCCTCAACATCCCCTCGATCGGCATCATGGATGCCGCGATGGTCGTGGAAGCCACCGGCAAACACAAATATGCCGACAAGGGCAACATGACCAAGGAAGAGATCGATCTCACCATGAAGGTGATGACCGAGGCGAAGAAGGCCGGCCAGTTCCGCGCGTTCTGGAAGGATTTCAACGAGAGCGTCAACCTGATGGCCTCGGGTGAAACCGTCATTCAGTCGATGTGGTCCCCGGCCGTCACGAAGGTCCGCTCGATGGGCATCGCCTGCACCTTCCAGCCGCTGAAGGAAGGCTATCGCTCCTGGGCGTCCGGCTTCTGCGTCTCCAAGGGCGTATCTGGTCCGAAGCTCGACTGGGCCTATGAGTTCGTGAACTGGTTCCTGTCAGGCTATGCCGGCGCCTATCTCAACCGCCAGGGCTACTACTCGGCCGTGCTCTCGACCGCGAAGGCGAACATGGAGCCCTACGAGTGGGCCTACTGGATGGAAGGCAAGCCCGCCGAGAAGGACATTAAGGCGCCCGACGGCTCGCTGCTGGAGAAGGCCGGCGCGGTTCGTGACGGCGGCTCCTACGAGGATCGCATGGGCGCGGTCGCGTGCTGGAATGCCGTGATGGACGAGAACGACTACATGGTCCGCAAGTGGAACGAGTTCATCGCCGCGTGA
- a CDS encoding PilZ domain-containing protein has translation MALANKKFLPAAEERRRFQRVKVHLLGRYMLPDRREFPCQVINMSPGGLALLAPGIGNVGDRVVAYLDHIGRVEGKITRIIDNGFAMTVGATPRKRDKLAAQLTWLANRDILNLPEDRRHDRIVPRNPIAVLTLEDGTKMTCRIIDLSLSGAAIAAENRPPLKSIVLLGRVQGRVVRNLEDGFALEFLHEQPIETLEESVTAR, from the coding sequence ATGGCGTTGGCGAACAAAAAATTTCTTCCGGCCGCCGAGGAGCGTCGGCGTTTCCAGCGGGTGAAGGTGCACCTGCTCGGCCGTTACATGCTGCCGGATCGCCGTGAATTCCCCTGCCAGGTCATCAACATGTCGCCGGGGGGCCTTGCGCTGCTCGCGCCCGGCATCGGCAATGTCGGCGACCGCGTGGTCGCCTATCTCGACCATATCGGCCGGGTCGAGGGCAAGATCACAAGGATCATCGACAACGGCTTCGCCATGACGGTGGGCGCAACGCCGCGCAAGCGCGACAAGCTCGCGGCCCAGCTGACGTGGCTTGCCAACCGGGACATCCTCAACCTGCCGGAGGATCGCCGCCACGACCGTATCGTGCCGCGCAACCCGATCGCGGTGCTGACGCTCGAGGACGGCACCAAGATGACCTGCCGCATCATCGACCTGTCGCTGTCAGGCGCGGCGATCGCCGCGGAGAACCGCCCACCGCTGAAATCGATCGTCCTGCTCGGCCGGGTCCAGGGCCGCGTGGTCCGAAACCTCGAAGACGGCTTCGCGCTGGAGTTTCTGCACGAGCAGCCGATCGAGACTCTCGAAGAGAGCGTTACCGCGCGGTAA
- a CDS encoding GntR family transcriptional regulator: MAAKSRPKSDAPDVSDRVSRIREGVTAAILEHRLLPGTKLGEDEIGEIYGASRTLVRTALQQLAHEGIVNIEKNRGAFVARPTPADAREVFEARRLIEPSIVDHAVDAVSPAWIERLQQHLTEEREAELRGDARASVRLSGEFHKLVAEMSGHSIYLGFLKELIARSSLIILLYRRHDTPACGTDHHAEIVTAIRKRDREAARAQMLSHLNEIEAELFLKDPAADELRLADVLGA, encoded by the coding sequence ATGGCCGCCAAATCCCGCCCGAAATCCGATGCGCCCGACGTGAGCGATCGCGTCAGCCGGATCAGGGAGGGCGTCACCGCGGCGATCCTCGAGCACCGCCTGCTGCCGGGCACCAAGCTCGGTGAGGACGAGATCGGCGAGATCTACGGCGCGAGCCGCACGCTGGTCCGCACCGCGCTACAACAGCTTGCGCATGAGGGCATCGTCAACATCGAGAAGAATCGCGGCGCCTTCGTCGCGCGCCCGACACCGGCGGACGCCCGCGAGGTCTTCGAGGCGCGCCGCCTGATCGAGCCCAGCATCGTCGATCACGCCGTCGATGCCGTCTCGCCGGCCTGGATCGAACGGCTTCAGCAGCATCTCACTGAAGAGCGCGAGGCCGAGTTGCGGGGCGATGCGCGCGCCTCGGTCCGGCTCTCCGGCGAATTTCACAAGCTCGTCGCCGAGATGAGCGGCCACAGCATCTATCTCGGCTTCCTGAAAGAACTGATCGCGCGCTCGTCGCTGATCATCCTGCTCTATCGCCGTCACGACACGCCGGCCTGCGGCACCGATCATCATGCCGAGATCGTCACCGCGATCCGCAAACGCGACAGGGAGGCCGCGCGCGCGCAGATGCTGTCGCATCTGAACGAGATCGAAGCCGAGCTGTTCCTGAAAGATCCCGCCGCCGACGAGCTGCGGCTTGCGGATGTGCTCGGCGCGTAG
- a CDS encoding AAA family ATPase, whose product MTSHRPPALIVFGGLPGTGKTAISRKLATRLAATYLRIDAIEQGLRQAGLAVGPTGYAIANALAAENLKIGRPVVADCVNPVFASRAGWQQTALQSSACIIEIEMICTDLSLHRQRVESRSPDVSGQELPGWDEIVNRDYEPWDQEHLVLDAAVGTVDDLVEQAKAYVRGKIGDSAS is encoded by the coding sequence ATGACGAGCCATCGACCACCAGCACTGATCGTATTCGGAGGTCTGCCCGGCACGGGAAAGACGGCGATTTCCCGCAAGCTGGCAACGCGGCTTGCAGCGACCTACCTTCGAATCGACGCTATCGAACAGGGCTTACGGCAAGCAGGCCTCGCAGTCGGGCCAACGGGCTACGCGATCGCAAACGCACTCGCGGCCGAAAATCTCAAGATCGGCCGCCCCGTTGTTGCCGATTGCGTCAACCCGGTATTTGCAAGCCGGGCCGGCTGGCAGCAGACCGCCTTGCAGAGCTCGGCCTGCATCATCGAGATCGAGATGATCTGCACCGACCTGTCCCTGCATCGGCAACGCGTGGAAAGCAGATCCCCCGACGTCAGCGGTCAGGAGCTGCCAGGCTGGGACGAGATCGTGAACCGCGATTATGAGCCGTGGGATCAGGAGCATCTCGTGCTCGATGCAGCCGTCGGCACGGTCGATGATCTCGTCGAACAGGCGAAAGCCTATGTTCGCGGCAAGATCGGCGACTCGGCTTCGTAG
- a CDS encoding zinc-binding dehydrogenase, translating into MDQIRVCTHAGPGSKPVIKTVPWPKVGRKGALIKIGACGVCGTDLHILKGHWPKPLPWPFTLGHELGGVIVECGDEFTEDFMSKPLKVGSKVMIPPLMPCGKCYYCIHYPLVANKCLTPVYYGRYLGFDKAPHMWGGWAEYVYVDLDMLPGTKIYKLPDDMSLRLGALSEPLTSCIRAFNRASRAGGFTWADTVVIQGSGPIGILAVAAAKEMGAGRVICVGAPEEPRLKLAREFGAEATVNIEEITSPQERIARVREIVGGFGADLVMDCSGHPSAGPEGIEMLRDGGTYVEMGQFTDAGSIETSWHRICTKDLNVLGSWGFTGNDLPLGVDMLYRTASKYPWLKMQTIYPFTEEGVAQAVNDAMAMKTVKSTIVPWPDLVE; encoded by the coding sequence ATGGACCAGATCCGCGTATGCACTCACGCCGGACCCGGCTCGAAGCCCGTCATCAAGACGGTGCCGTGGCCGAAGGTCGGCCGCAAAGGCGCGCTGATCAAGATCGGCGCATGCGGCGTCTGCGGCACCGATCTGCATATCCTGAAAGGACATTGGCCGAAGCCGCTGCCCTGGCCGTTCACGCTCGGCCACGAGCTTGGCGGCGTCATCGTCGAATGCGGCGACGAGTTCACCGAAGACTTCATGAGCAAGCCGCTCAAGGTCGGCTCGAAAGTGATGATCCCGCCGCTGATGCCGTGCGGCAAATGCTATTATTGCATCCACTATCCGCTAGTAGCCAACAAATGCCTCACGCCGGTCTATTACGGACGCTATCTCGGCTTCGACAAGGCGCCGCATATGTGGGGCGGCTGGGCCGAATATGTCTATGTCGATCTCGACATGCTACCCGGCACCAAGATCTACAAATTGCCCGACGACATGTCGCTGCGGCTCGGTGCACTGTCGGAGCCGCTGACCTCCTGCATCCGCGCCTTCAACCGCGCAAGCCGCGCCGGCGGCTTCACCTGGGCCGACACCGTCGTGATCCAGGGCTCTGGCCCGATCGGCATTCTGGCGGTCGCGGCGGCGAAGGAGATGGGGGCAGGGCGCGTGATTTGCGTCGGTGCGCCGGAAGAGCCGCGGCTCAAGCTCGCGCGCGAGTTCGGCGCGGAAGCCACCGTGAACATCGAGGAGATCACATCGCCGCAAGAGCGCATCGCGCGCGTCCGCGAGATCGTCGGCGGTTTCGGCGCTGATCTCGTGATGGATTGCTCGGGCCACCCCTCAGCCGGCCCCGAAGGCATCGAGATGCTGCGCGACGGCGGCACTTATGTGGAGATGGGCCAGTTCACCGACGCCGGCTCGATCGAGACGTCCTGGCATCGCATCTGCACCAAGGACCTCAACGTGCTGGGATCCTGGGGCTTTACCGGCAATGATCTGCCGCTCGGCGTCGACATGCTCTATCGCACGGCGAGCAAATATCCCTGGCTGAAGATGCAGACGATCTATCCGTTCACGGAGGAGGGCGTCGCGCAGGCCGTCAACGACGCGATGGCGATGAAGACGGTGAAGTCGACCATCGTGCCCTGGCCGGATCTGGTGGAGTGA
- a CDS encoding transglutaminase-like cysteine peptidase — translation MFDFRGQGKALALAAMLFGVGAAAQAGEGRLLYASLGDTTRAPIGWVEFCAENAAQCQGGPTQPRDIVMSQTAWRDLVKVNRWVNETVKPLTDQDHWGVIEKWSLPTDGYGDCEDYVLLKRKMLMDAGWPREALLITVVRDKKGEGHAVLTVKTDKGEFVLDNQNENVVAWTETGYRFVKRQSQSDPNVWVSLGDTKPAVSTASARDQ, via the coding sequence ATGTTTGATTTCAGGGGACAGGGGAAGGCATTGGCACTGGCTGCCATGCTCTTCGGGGTTGGCGCGGCAGCGCAGGCCGGTGAAGGCCGCCTGCTCTACGCGAGCCTCGGCGACACCACGCGTGCGCCGATCGGCTGGGTCGAATTTTGTGCCGAGAATGCCGCCCAGTGCCAGGGCGGACCGACGCAGCCGCGCGACATCGTGATGTCGCAGACCGCGTGGCGCGACCTCGTCAAGGTCAATCGCTGGGTCAACGAGACCGTCAAGCCTTTGACCGACCAAGACCACTGGGGCGTGATCGAAAAATGGTCGCTGCCGACAGACGGTTACGGCGACTGTGAAGACTACGTGCTGTTGAAGCGCAAGATGCTGATGGACGCCGGCTGGCCACGCGAGGCCCTGCTCATCACCGTCGTGCGCGACAAGAAGGGCGAAGGGCACGCGGTGCTGACGGTGAAGACCGACAAGGGCGAGTTCGTTCTCGACAATCAGAACGAGAACGTCGTTGCCTGGACGGAGACCGGCTACCGCTTCGTCAAACGCCAGTCGCAGAGCGATCCCAATGTCTGGGTGTCGCTCGGCGATACCAAGCCGGCGGTCTCCACCGCCAGCGCAAGAGATCAGTAG
- a CDS encoding aspartate/glutamate racemase family protein — translation MRLHVVNPNTTASMTVKIAAAARAIALPDTVIDPREPTMGPVSIEGFYDEAFAVPGMLGCIREADRDGADAHIIACFDDTGLDAARAAAKAPVIGIGEAGFHAASLIAARFAVVTTLSVSIVPIEHNLKKYGLAERCVRVRAADVPVLALEERNTEALAKISAEITAAIRDDRAEAVVLGCAGMADLAAELAATHGLPVVDGVAAAITLAEGLVRLGLKTSRLGPYAAPRSKPYSGPLASFQP, via the coding sequence ATGCGGCTTCACGTCGTCAATCCCAACACCACCGCCTCGATGACGGTAAAGATCGCCGCGGCCGCCCGTGCAATCGCGCTGCCGGACACGGTGATCGACCCACGCGAACCGACAATGGGGCCGGTTTCGATCGAAGGATTTTACGACGAGGCCTTCGCCGTTCCCGGCATGCTCGGCTGTATCCGCGAGGCCGACCGCGACGGTGCCGACGCGCATATCATCGCCTGCTTCGACGACACCGGCCTCGATGCCGCGCGCGCCGCGGCGAAAGCGCCCGTCATCGGCATCGGCGAAGCCGGCTTCCATGCGGCGAGCCTGATTGCGGCGCGCTTTGCCGTGGTGACGACGCTCAGTGTCTCCATCGTGCCGATCGAGCACAATCTGAAGAAATACGGCCTGGCCGAGCGCTGCGTCCGCGTCCGCGCCGCCGACGTCCCGGTGCTCGCGCTCGAGGAGCGCAACACCGAGGCGCTCGCAAAGATCTCCGCGGAGATCACGGCCGCGATCAGAGACGATCGCGCCGAGGCCGTCGTGCTCGGCTGTGCCGGCATGGCCGACCTCGCCGCTGAGCTGGCCGCCACCCATGGCCTGCCGGTGGTCGACGGCGTCGCGGCGGCCATCACGCTGGCCGAAGGGCTGGTCCGGCTCGGCCTGAAGACGTCCCGGCTCGGCCCCTACGCGGCGCCGCGCTCGAAGCCCTATTCCGGTCCGCTCGCAAGCTTTCAGCCCTGA